One Natrinema marinum genomic window carries:
- the eno gene encoding phosphopyruvate hydratase, with product MTLVTDVRLRRILDSRGNPTVEADVVTESGGFGRAAAPSGASTGEYEAVERPPSEAIAAARERAVPRLVGEVYAGNQREVDAALHAADGTDDFSEIGANSAVAISMAAAKAGADVLGAPLFQHLGGTFRGENFPIPLGNVVGGGEHAADATDIQEFLAAPVGAPSVADAVFANAAVHAAVSELLSERGVPCGKGDEGAWAPSIDDGEAFEIVDEAVSQVEDEVGFEIKFGLDVAGAELYDADSETYEYSDRSRDTDEQIAYIAELVDEYDLVYVEDPLDEDDYDAFADLTDRVGDRTLICGDDLFVTNTDRLREGIDRDAANSILIKPNQIGTLSDAFDAIELATEHGYDSVVSHRSGETEDATIAHLAVATDAPYIKTGAVGGERTAKLNELIRIADDAT from the coding sequence GCGGGGCAACCCGACGGTCGAGGCCGACGTGGTCACCGAAAGCGGCGGCTTCGGCCGCGCCGCGGCACCCAGCGGTGCCAGCACCGGCGAGTACGAGGCCGTCGAGCGGCCGCCGTCCGAGGCGATCGCCGCGGCTCGAGAGCGCGCCGTGCCCCGACTCGTCGGCGAGGTCTACGCGGGCAACCAGCGCGAGGTCGACGCCGCGCTTCACGCCGCCGACGGCACCGACGACTTCTCGGAGATCGGTGCCAACAGCGCGGTCGCCATCTCGATGGCCGCCGCGAAGGCCGGTGCCGACGTGCTCGGCGCGCCGCTGTTCCAGCACCTCGGCGGCACCTTCCGCGGCGAGAACTTCCCGATCCCGCTCGGGAACGTCGTCGGCGGCGGCGAACACGCCGCCGATGCGACCGACATTCAGGAGTTCCTCGCGGCACCTGTCGGCGCACCCAGCGTCGCGGATGCCGTCTTCGCCAACGCAGCCGTCCACGCCGCCGTCTCCGAGCTACTCTCCGAGCGGGGCGTTCCCTGCGGCAAGGGCGACGAGGGCGCGTGGGCACCGTCGATCGACGACGGCGAGGCCTTCGAGATCGTCGACGAGGCCGTCTCGCAGGTCGAAGACGAGGTCGGTTTCGAGATCAAATTCGGGCTCGACGTCGCCGGCGCGGAGCTGTACGACGCCGACTCGGAGACCTACGAGTACAGCGACCGGAGCCGCGATACGGACGAGCAGATCGCGTACATCGCGGAACTGGTCGACGAGTACGACCTCGTCTACGTCGAGGACCCACTCGACGAGGACGACTACGACGCCTTCGCCGACCTCACCGATCGAGTCGGCGACCGGACGCTGATCTGCGGTGACGACCTGTTCGTCACCAACACCGATCGGCTCCGCGAGGGGATCGACCGCGACGCGGCCAACAGCATCCTGATCAAGCCAAATCAGATCGGGACGCTCTCGGACGCGTTCGACGCGATCGAACTCGCGACCGAACACGGCTACGACTCGGTCGTCTCCCACCGGTCGGGCGAGACCGAAGACGCGACGATCGCACACCTCGCCGTCGCGACCGACGCGCCCTACATCAAGACGGGCGCCGTCGGCGGCGAGCGAACCGCAAAGCTCAACGAGCTCATTCGAATCGCAGACGACGCGACATGA
- the rpsB gene encoding 30S ribosomal protein S2, producing MTDNDATQEGLDAAEEDIDEEPAEGAGPAAEEDVEPAAEQPADAEGAPAADDEPADDAEDAGPTLDDDVMSDEEADLLIPVEDYLGAGVHIGTQQKTADMERFIHRVRTDGLYVLDVSKTDGRIRTAADFLANYDPEQILVTSSRQYGRFPAEKFAEAVGARARTGRFIPGTLTNPKYDGYIEPDVLVVTDPIGDAQAVKEAITVGIPVIAMCDSNNQLSNVDLVVPTNNKGRKALSVVYWLLANEVLDRRGAEPSYSLEDFESTV from the coding sequence ATGACAGATAACGACGCAACCCAGGAAGGGCTCGACGCCGCCGAGGAAGACATCGACGAGGAGCCAGCCGAAGGGGCTGGCCCCGCCGCCGAGGAGGACGTCGAGCCTGCAGCCGAACAGCCCGCAGACGCCGAGGGAGCACCCGCGGCCGACGACGAACCAGCCGACGACGCCGAGGACGCCGGACCGACCCTCGACGACGACGTGATGTCCGACGAGGAGGCGGACCTGCTGATCCCCGTCGAGGACTACCTCGGCGCTGGCGTCCACATCGGGACCCAGCAGAAGACCGCGGATATGGAGCGGTTCATCCACCGCGTCCGCACCGACGGTCTCTACGTGCTCGACGTCTCGAAGACCGACGGCCGCATCCGCACGGCCGCGGACTTCCTCGCGAACTACGACCCCGAGCAGATTCTGGTCACCTCGAGCCGCCAGTACGGTCGCTTCCCGGCCGAGAAGTTCGCCGAGGCCGTGGGCGCACGCGCCCGCACCGGCCGCTTCATCCCCGGCACCCTGACGAACCCGAAGTACGACGGCTACATCGAGCCGGACGTGCTGGTCGTCACCGACCCGATCGGCGACGCCCAGGCCGTCAAGGAGGCCATCACGGTCGGCATCCCGGTCATCGCGATGTGCGACTCGAACAACCAGCTCAGTAACGTCGACCTCGTCGTCCCGACGAACAACAAGGGTCGCAAGGCCCTCTCGGTCGTCTACTGGCTGCTCGCAAACGAGGTCCTCGACCGCCGCGGTGCCGAGCCGTCCTACTCGCTCGAGGACTTCGAGAGCACGGTCTAA
- a CDS encoding thiamine-phosphate synthase family protein has translation MSLVLPSELVVDRFLPTVRAMLATRLADRGLTQQEVAAELGVTQAAVSKYVAGEGGGDDRFRDDPETAATVDRIADGLASGEMDGYDALAELLSLVRSLEDRGPICELHEEVMPELRGLGCDLCVRGLDPDIRAERDVLANVRTAARTLAAIPAMAEAIPNVGTNVGMCLPNPDDETDVAAVPGRIYAMGGRIEIPANPEFGASKHVATAVLAANGVDPAVRGATNIATDDDLLAAAESMGIDPLEFDADYEDRADHLRTRFEERGTVPRITYHRGAFGIEPATYVFGPTAADAAELVEELLEAAG, from the coding sequence ATGTCGCTCGTCTTACCGAGTGAGCTCGTCGTCGATCGGTTCCTCCCGACGGTGCGGGCGATGCTGGCGACCCGCCTCGCCGACCGCGGACTGACCCAACAGGAGGTCGCCGCGGAACTCGGCGTCACGCAGGCCGCCGTCAGCAAGTACGTCGCCGGCGAGGGCGGCGGCGATGACCGGTTTCGCGACGACCCGGAGACCGCCGCGACCGTCGACCGCATCGCCGACGGACTCGCAAGCGGCGAGATGGACGGCTACGACGCGCTCGCGGAACTCCTCTCGCTCGTCCGCAGCTTGGAGGACCGCGGTCCGATCTGCGAGCTTCACGAGGAAGTCATGCCCGAGCTTCGGGGATTGGGCTGTGATCTCTGCGTGCGCGGCCTCGATCCCGATATCCGTGCCGAGCGAGACGTGCTCGCGAACGTCCGCACCGCCGCGCGGACGCTCGCCGCGATTCCGGCCATGGCCGAGGCTATCCCCAACGTCGGCACCAACGTCGGAATGTGCCTGCCAAACCCCGACGACGAGACCGACGTGGCGGCCGTCCCCGGCCGGATATACGCCATGGGCGGTCGGATCGAGATTCCCGCCAACCCCGAGTTCGGCGCGTCGAAACACGTCGCGACCGCGGTGCTCGCCGCCAACGGCGTCGACCCGGCCGTCCGCGGTGCGACGAACATCGCCACCGACGACGATCTGCTCGCGGCCGCCGAATCGATGGGGATCGATCCGCTCGAGTTCGACGCCGACTACGAGGACCGCGCCGACCACCTCCGAACGCGGTTCGAAGAGCGCGGGACCGTTCCGCGGATCACCTACCATCGCGGGGCGTTCGGGATCGAACCCGCGACGTACGTCTTCGGTCCGACGGCGGCCGACGCTGCGGAACTGGTCGAGGAGTTGCTCGAAGCCGCGGGATAA
- a CDS encoding isopentenyl phosphate kinase, translated as MIVLKLGGSVITEKDRAETLDGDALSRAADAIAAALENDRENFVIVHGGGSFGHHNASEHGVSTTAGTRDANAVLDIHGAMTTLNRFVLSRLLERGVGAVPVHPFSTAHRDGEGRLELPTGQVETMLAEGFVPVLHGDVIAHAGAGATVVSGDELVATLARDLEADRVGLCSTVPGVLDEGDAVIDRIDEFDAVADVLGASDATDVTGGMAGKVRTLLELEAKASIFGLESLESFLEGAAPGTTID; from the coding sequence ATGATCGTTCTCAAACTCGGCGGCAGCGTCATCACCGAGAAAGACCGCGCGGAGACGCTCGACGGCGACGCCCTGTCGCGGGCGGCCGACGCCATCGCGGCGGCGCTCGAAAACGACCGGGAAAACTTCGTGATCGTCCACGGCGGCGGAAGCTTCGGCCACCACAACGCCAGCGAACACGGCGTCAGCACGACCGCGGGGACCCGCGACGCCAACGCGGTGCTCGACATCCACGGTGCGATGACGACGTTGAACCGGTTCGTGCTAAGCCGGTTGCTCGAGCGCGGCGTAGGGGCGGTGCCGGTTCATCCGTTTTCGACGGCTCACCGCGACGGCGAGGGCCGGCTCGAACTGCCGACTGGGCAGGTCGAAACGATGCTCGCGGAGGGGTTCGTCCCCGTCCTCCACGGCGACGTGATCGCCCACGCGGGCGCGGGCGCGACCGTCGTCAGCGGCGACGAACTCGTGGCGACGCTCGCCCGCGACCTCGAGGCGGACCGAGTCGGCCTCTGTTCGACCGTTCCCGGCGTCCTGGACGAGGGTGACGCGGTGATCGACCGGATCGACGAGTTCGACGCCGTCGCCGACGTGCTAGGGGCCAGCGACGCCACCGACGTGACCGGCGGGATGGCCGGCAAGGTTCGAACGCTGCTCGAACTCGAGGCGAAAGCGTCGATCTTCGGGCTCGAGTCGCTCGAGTCGTTCCTCGAGGGCGCGGCTCCGGGGACGACGATCGACTGA
- a CDS encoding TrkH family potassium uptake protein, which yields MRLRTDWRASVALVGTLLKYLAVPLVVPVVVALVYAESIVPFVATIVLTIAVGYGLERLDRDPELQVREAMLFVAISWLAVAVVGAVPYVIAGWGTESTLAHPVNALFESMSGFTTTGATVLGEISLEEHSHAVMMWRQLTQWLGGMGIIVLMVAILPELAVSGAQLVESEAPGPQLQKLTPRIAETARILWLVYFAFTVVFMAILYGLHLVGLAPEMGLYNAVAHGFTTLPTGGFSPEADSVAAFSAIVQWTFVPFMIVAGTNFALFWHVFSGEGHRFVRNSEFRAYIAAIGGLTALLAAILYTGAAPTLDLGGATEGILENSLRQSAFQIASLLTSTGYATSDFVDWSSTGKIVLLFAMLVGGCAGSTGGGVKVVRWLIVFKILRRELFTASHPEVVRPIRLGGNVVDEDAIRGVLGFTFLYLFIFAIATLLIALDANRLVDTPLEAFSASLATIGNIGPGFGFLGPFGSYTEFPIPSKLLMIFLMWIGRLEIIPVLVMFTGGFWTR from the coding sequence ATGAGGCTCCGGACCGATTGGCGCGCCAGCGTGGCGCTGGTCGGCACCCTCCTGAAGTATCTCGCCGTGCCGCTCGTGGTTCCGGTCGTCGTCGCGCTCGTCTACGCGGAGTCTATCGTCCCGTTCGTCGCGACGATCGTGCTCACGATCGCCGTCGGCTACGGTCTGGAGCGGCTGGACCGCGATCCGGAGCTACAAGTTCGCGAGGCGATGCTGTTCGTCGCGATCTCGTGGCTCGCGGTCGCCGTCGTCGGCGCGGTGCCGTACGTCATCGCCGGTTGGGGAACCGAGTCGACGCTCGCCCATCCGGTCAACGCGCTGTTCGAATCGATGTCCGGCTTCACGACGACGGGGGCGACCGTTCTTGGCGAAATCTCGCTCGAGGAGCACTCCCACGCGGTGATGATGTGGCGACAGCTCACCCAGTGGCTCGGCGGGATGGGGATCATCGTGTTGATGGTCGCGATCCTGCCGGAACTGGCGGTCAGCGGCGCACAGCTGGTCGAATCGGAAGCGCCAGGGCCCCAACTGCAGAAGCTTACGCCGCGGATCGCCGAGACGGCGCGCATCCTCTGGCTCGTCTACTTCGCGTTCACCGTCGTTTTCATGGCGATCCTCTACGGTCTCCACCTAGTCGGGTTGGCACCCGAGATGGGGCTGTACAACGCCGTCGCCCACGGGTTCACGACGCTGCCGACGGGCGGATTTTCGCCGGAAGCCGACAGCGTCGCGGCGTTCTCTGCGATCGTCCAGTGGACGTTCGTGCCGTTCATGATCGTCGCTGGGACGAACTTCGCGCTGTTCTGGCACGTCTTCAGCGGCGAAGGGCACCGCTTCGTCCGGAACTCGGAATTTCGCGCGTATATCGCCGCGATCGGCGGCCTCACCGCTCTTCTCGCGGCGATCCTCTATACGGGTGCCGCCCCGACACTGGACCTCGGCGGCGCGACCGAAGGGATCCTCGAGAACTCCCTCCGGCAGAGCGCCTTCCAGATCGCGTCGCTATTGACCTCAACCGGCTACGCGACCAGCGATTTCGTCGACTGGAGTTCGACGGGGAAGATCGTCCTCCTGTTCGCCATGCTCGTCGGCGGCTGTGCCGGTTCGACCGGCGGTGGCGTCAAGGTCGTCCGGTGGCTGATCGTCTTCAAGATTCTCCGGCGAGAACTGTTTACGGCCTCCCATCCCGAAGTCGTTCGCCCGATTCGACTCGGCGGCAACGTCGTCGATGAAGACGCCATCCGGGGGGTGCTCGGCTTTACCTTCCTCTACCTGTTCATCTTCGCGATTGCGACCCTTCTTATCGCGCTCGACGCCAATCGACTCGTCGACACACCCCTCGAGGCGTTCAGCGCGAGCCTGGCGACGATCGGCAACATCGGCCCCGGATTCGGCTTCCTCGGCCCCTTCGGCAGTTACACGGAGTTCCCGATCCCGTCGAAGCTCCTGATGATCTTCCTCATGTGGATCGGCCGCCTCGAGATCATCCCCGTCCTCGTCATGTTCACCGGCGGATTCTGGACGCGGTAA
- the trkA gene encoding Trk system potassium transporter TrkA — protein sequence MYVIIVGAGEVGRSIAANLEDTHDVAVVDRDGAVVEELTYSLDVLTIRGDGTDLEVLREAGLAEAGLVIACTDNDETNAVVCGAAKAVTEVFTIARVRRRTLLETWRSSQGAFGVDFMVCTDLLTAQTIFRISGLPSAHDVDTFAGGLVRMAEFDIPAGSPIADRTVREADRYDSLTFAAIFRDDEMIVTRGDTIVRGGDRIVVIGSPDSINAFADEVATTPEDAEEVVIVGASEIGFQAAREFEDHGFRPRLIERDHERAREVAEALPNTMVMESDATDADFLAREHVDEADVVIAALDSDEKNLLVSLLAERLGVDRTVAVIETAEYADLFETVGIDVAVNPREETAEEIIRFTRTDHTEKVAMLEHDRAEVIEIEVGADSVLVGRNIAAATNDLPPGVVIGAISRSGDHITPRGSTVVEPGDHVIVFVDAAVLDEVVELI from the coding sequence GTGTACGTAATCATCGTCGGGGCCGGCGAGGTCGGCCGGTCGATTGCCGCCAATCTGGAAGACACCCACGACGTGGCCGTCGTCGACCGCGACGGCGCCGTGGTCGAGGAACTTACCTACTCGCTGGACGTGCTGACGATCCGGGGCGACGGCACCGACCTCGAGGTGCTGCGCGAGGCGGGGCTGGCGGAGGCGGGGCTCGTTATCGCCTGTACGGACAACGACGAGACGAACGCGGTCGTCTGCGGGGCGGCGAAGGCCGTTACCGAGGTATTCACGATCGCACGGGTGCGACGCCGGACGCTGCTCGAGACTTGGCGGAGTTCGCAGGGCGCCTTCGGCGTCGACTTCATGGTCTGTACCGACCTGCTGACCGCACAGACGATCTTCCGTATTTCGGGTCTGCCCAGCGCCCACGACGTCGATACGTTCGCCGGCGGCCTCGTCCGCATGGCCGAGTTCGACATCCCCGCGGGCAGCCCGATCGCGGACCGGACCGTCAGAGAGGCCGACCGTTACGACTCGCTGACCTTCGCGGCGATCTTCCGCGACGACGAGATGATCGTAACTCGCGGTGACACGATCGTCCGGGGCGGCGATCGGATCGTCGTCATCGGCAGCCCGGATTCGATCAACGCCTTCGCAGACGAGGTCGCGACGACGCCGGAGGACGCCGAAGAGGTCGTCATCGTCGGTGCCAGCGAGATCGGTTTTCAGGCCGCCCGCGAGTTCGAAGATCACGGCTTTCGCCCGCGGTTGATCGAGCGCGACCACGAGCGCGCCCGCGAGGTCGCCGAGGCGCTCCCGAACACGATGGTCATGGAAAGCGATGCGACCGACGCTGACTTCCTGGCCCGCGAACACGTCGACGAGGCCGATGTCGTCATCGCCGCCCTCGACAGCGACGAGAAGAACCTGCTGGTCTCCCTGCTGGCCGAGCGCCTCGGCGTCGACCGCACGGTCGCCGTCATCGAGACCGCCGAGTACGCCGACCTCTTCGAGACCGTCGGCATCGACGTGGCGGTCAACCCCCGCGAGGAGACCGCCGAGGAGATCATCCGCTTTACCCGGACCGATCACACCGAGAAGGTGGCGATGCTCGAGCACGACCGCGCGGAGGTCATCGAGATCGAGGTCGGCGCCGACAGCGTGCTCGTCGGTCGAAACATCGCCGCCGCGACGAACGACCTCCCGCCGGGCGTCGTCATCGGCGCGATCTCGCGTAGCGGCGATCACATCACGCCCCGCGGCTCGACCGTCGTCGAACCCGGCGATCACGTGATCGTCTTCGTCGACGCGGCGGTGCTCGACGAGGTCGTCGAACTGATCTGA
- a CDS encoding ribonuclease J produces MEIEIATIGGYEEVGRQMTAVRAGDDVVIFDMGLNLSQVLIHDNVETERMHSLDLIDMGAIPDDRVMSDLEGDVKAIVPTHGHLDHIGAISKLAHRYNAPVVATPFTIELVKQQIEGEQKFGVENDLIKMEAGETMSLGDSGKVDLEFVNVTHSIIDAINPVLHTPEGAVVYGLDKRMDHTPVIGDPIDMERFREIGREGNGVLCYIEDCTNANKKGRTPSERVAREHLRDVLYSLEDYDGGIVATTFSSHIARVKSLVEFADDIGRQPVLLGRSMEKYSGTAERLDFIDFPTDLGMFGHRKSVDRTFKRIMNEGKGDYLPVVTGHQGEPRAMLTRMARGETPYELDDGDKVVFSARVIPEPTNEGQRYQAEKLLGMQGARVYDDIHVSGHLNQEGHYEMLDALQPQHVIPAHQDMSGFSSYVNLCESEGYKMGRDLHVTRNGNLIQLVD; encoded by the coding sequence ATGGAAATCGAAATTGCAACCATTGGCGGCTACGAAGAAGTCGGTCGGCAGATGACTGCCGTCCGCGCCGGCGACGACGTCGTCATCTTCGACATGGGTCTGAACCTCTCGCAGGTCCTGATCCACGACAACGTCGAAACCGAACGAATGCACAGCCTCGACCTGATCGACATGGGCGCGATCCCCGACGACCGGGTCATGAGCGACCTCGAGGGCGACGTGAAAGCGATCGTCCCAACCCACGGCCACTTGGACCACATCGGTGCCATCTCGAAGCTGGCTCACCGATACAACGCGCCGGTCGTCGCGACACCGTTTACGATCGAACTCGTCAAACAGCAGATCGAGGGCGAACAGAAGTTCGGCGTCGAGAACGACCTGATCAAGATGGAAGCCGGCGAGACGATGTCGCTTGGCGACTCCGGGAAGGTCGACCTCGAATTCGTCAACGTCACCCACTCGATCATCGACGCGATCAACCCCGTCCTCCACACGCCCGAGGGCGCGGTCGTCTACGGGCTGGACAAGCGCATGGACCACACGCCCGTCATCGGCGACCCGATCGACATGGAGCGGTTCCGTGAGATCGGCCGCGAGGGCAACGGCGTCCTCTGTTACATCGAGGACTGTACCAACGCGAACAAGAAGGGACGGACCCCCAGCGAGCGAGTCGCCCGCGAACACCTCCGCGACGTTCTCTACAGCCTCGAGGACTACGACGGCGGCATCGTCGCCACCACCTTCTCGAGTCACATCGCCCGCGTGAAGTCGCTCGTCGAGTTCGCCGACGACATCGGCCGACAGCCCGTCCTGCTCGGCCGCTCGATGGAGAAGTACTCCGGCACCGCCGAACGACTGGACTTCATCGACTTCCCCACCGACCTGGGGATGTTCGGCCACCGCAAGTCCGTCGACCGCACGTTCAAGCGGATCATGAACGAGGGCAAGGGCGACTACCTGCCCGTCGTCACCGGCCACCAGGGCGAGCCCCGCGCGATGCTCACCCGGATGGCCCGCGGCGAGACGCCCTACGAACTGGACGACGGCGACAAGGTCGTCTTCTCCGCCCGCGTCATTCCGGAGCCGACCAACGAAGGGCAGCGCTACCAGGCCGAGAAACTGCTCGGCATGCAGGGCGCACGCGTCTACGACGACATCCACGTCTCCGGCCACCTCAATCAGGAAGGCCACTACGAGATGTTAGACGCCCTCCAGCCCCAACACGTCATTCCGGCCCACCAGGACATGAGCGGCTTCTCGAGCTACGTCAACCTCTGCGAGAGCGAGGGCTACAAGATGGGGCGCGACCTCCACGTCACGCGAAACGGGAACCTCATCCAACTCGTCGACTGA
- the idsA3 gene encoding geranylfarnesyl diphosphate synthase — protein MTSPEAREEAVLEAVRQRREQVNEAIPEELPIQRPERLYEASRYLLDAGGKRLRPAVLLTTAEALADVDPLSADYRSFTPLDDGDAVDVMAAAVSVEVIQSFTLIHDDIMDDDDLRRGVPAVHKEYDLETAILAGDTLYSKAFEIMLETGAESDRIVDALDVLATTCTKICEGQSLDVTFEERTDVSPDEYLEMVEQKTAVLYAASACLPAILLGADDDTIDALYGYGLDIGRAFQIQDDVLDLTVPSEQLGKQRGSDLVENKQTLITVHAREQGVDVDDLVDTDDVDAVTEAEIDDAVAELEAAGSISYANDTARDLVEQGKERLKVLPDNEARDLLCEIAHYLIERGY, from the coding sequence ATGACGAGCCCCGAGGCACGCGAAGAGGCGGTGCTCGAGGCGGTCCGGCAGCGCCGCGAGCAAGTCAACGAAGCGATCCCCGAGGAGTTGCCGATCCAGCGGCCCGAGCGACTCTACGAGGCCTCACGGTACCTCCTCGACGCGGGCGGCAAACGGCTGCGGCCCGCCGTCCTGTTGACGACCGCGGAGGCCCTGGCCGACGTCGACCCGCTCTCGGCGGACTACCGGTCGTTCACGCCGCTCGACGATGGGGATGCGGTCGACGTGATGGCCGCCGCCGTCAGCGTCGAGGTCATCCAGTCGTTTACCCTGATCCACGACGACATCATGGACGACGACGACCTCCGGCGCGGCGTCCCAGCCGTCCACAAGGAGTACGACCTCGAGACGGCCATTCTGGCCGGTGACACGCTCTACTCGAAAGCCTTCGAGATCATGCTCGAGACGGGGGCCGAGTCCGACCGCATCGTCGACGCGCTCGACGTGCTCGCGACGACCTGTACGAAGATCTGCGAGGGCCAGTCGCTGGACGTCACCTTCGAGGAGCGCACCGACGTCTCGCCCGACGAGTACCTCGAGATGGTCGAACAGAAGACCGCCGTGCTGTACGCCGCCTCCGCGTGTCTCCCCGCGATCTTGCTGGGCGCCGACGACGACACGATCGACGCGCTCTACGGTTACGGTCTCGACATCGGCCGCGCGTTCCAGATCCAAGACGACGTGCTCGATCTAACGGTCCCCAGCGAACAACTCGGCAAGCAGCGCGGGAGCGACCTCGTGGAGAACAAACAGACGCTGATCACCGTCCACGCCCGTGAACAGGGCGTCGACGTCGATGACTTGGTCGATACCGACGACGTGGACGCGGTCACCGAGGCCGAGATCGACGACGCGGTCGCCGAACTCGAGGCGGCCGGCTCGATCTCCTACGCCAACGACACCGCCCGCGACCTCGTCGAACAGGGCAAGGAGCGACTCAAGGTCCTGCCGGACAACGAGGCCCGCGACCTCCTCTGTGAGATCGCTCACTACCTGATCGAGCGCGGTTACTGA
- a CDS encoding glutamate--tRNA ligase, whose translation MDDELRERVEREAEKHALLNAVKHESDADVGAIMGPLMGDNPDFREHGDEIPGIAGGVIGRVNELDYEEKRERLEELAPEELAEIEAEEEEDEHDLPDLPNADEYDDIRMRCAPNPNGPWHVGHARMPAVIGTYRERYDGWFCVRFDDTDPETKRPDLEAYDAILEDLDYLGFEPDATYKASDRLETYYDHARDLIELGGAYTCSCSGEEFSELKNSGEACPHRDKDVETVLEEFEAMIDGEYESGELVLRVKTDIEHKNPALRDWVAFRMIDTPHPREEASEYRCWPMLDFQSGVDDHLLEITHIIRGIDLQDSAKRQQFVYDYFAWEYPEVIHWGHVQLDDYDVKVSTSTISELIEDGELDGWDDPRAPTLQSLRRRGIRGEAIVEAMTGLGTSTTDVDLAMSSIYANNRDLIDEETDRRFLVREGNQIPLGGSPPDEANPPLHPNHEERGVREIPVGDSVLLEPEDLPGREERIWLKGLGCFQFTRDTLQYTGEDIDVVREGDVDVVHWVPAGESVPVRMRTMDGDVTGRAEPGVGDLEPDEMVQFERVGFARIDRHDEEETVAYYAHP comes from the coding sequence ATGGACGACGAGTTACGCGAGCGCGTCGAGCGCGAGGCAGAAAAGCACGCGCTGTTGAACGCCGTGAAACACGAGAGCGACGCCGACGTGGGCGCGATCATGGGGCCGCTGATGGGCGACAACCCCGACTTCCGCGAGCACGGCGACGAGATTCCGGGCATCGCCGGCGGCGTCATCGGCCGGGTCAACGAGTTAGACTACGAAGAGAAACGCGAGCGCCTCGAGGAACTGGCCCCCGAGGAACTCGCCGAGATCGAAGCGGAGGAGGAGGAAGACGAACACGACCTCCCGGACCTGCCCAACGCTGACGAGTACGACGATATCAGGATGCGGTGCGCGCCGAACCCGAACGGCCCGTGGCACGTCGGCCACGCCCGGATGCCCGCCGTCATCGGCACCTACCGCGAGCGCTACGACGGCTGGTTCTGCGTCCGGTTCGACGATACCGACCCCGAGACCAAGCGACCGGATCTCGAGGCCTACGACGCGATCCTCGAGGATCTCGACTATCTCGGCTTCGAACCCGACGCGACCTACAAGGCCAGCGACCGCCTCGAGACCTACTACGACCACGCCCGCGACCTGATCGAACTGGGCGGGGCCTACACCTGCTCGTGTTCGGGCGAGGAATTCTCCGAGCTGAAGAATTCGGGCGAGGCCTGTCCCCACCGCGACAAGGACGTCGAGACCGTCCTCGAGGAGTTCGAGGCCATGATCGACGGCGAGTACGAAAGCGGCGAGCTGGTCCTCCGGGTCAAGACCGATATCGAACACAAGAACCCCGCGCTACGGGACTGGGTGGCCTTCCGGATGATCGATACGCCCCATCCCCGCGAGGAAGCGAGCGAGTACCGCTGCTGGCCCATGCTCGACTTCCAGTCGGGCGTCGACGACCACCTCCTCGAGATCACCCACATCATCCGCGGGATCGACCTGCAGGACTCGGCGAAGCGCCAGCAGTTCGTCTACGACTACTTCGCCTGGGAGTATCCCGAGGTGATCCACTGGGGCCACGTCCAACTCGACGATTACGACGTGAAAGTGAGCACGTCGACGATTTCCGAACTGATCGAGGACGGCGAACTCGACGGCTGGGACGACCCTCGCGCGCCAACGTTGCAGAGCCTCCGACGGCGCGGCATCCGCGGCGAGGCCATCGTCGAGGCGATGACCGGCCTCGGCACCTCGACCACTGATGTCGACCTCGCGATGAGCTCGATCTACGCGAACAACCGCGACCTGATCGACGAGGAGACCGACCGACGCTTCCTCGTCCGCGAGGGCAACCAGATCCCCCTCGGCGGCAGCCCGCCGGACGAGGCGAACCCGCCGCTCCATCCGAACCACGAAGAGCGCGGCGTCCGCGAGATCCCTGTCGGCGACTCCGTCTTGCTCGAGCCCGAGGACCTCCCCGGACGCGAGGAGCGAATCTGGCTCAAGGGTCTGGGCTGTTTCCAGTTCACACGCGACACTCTCCAGTACACGGGCGAGGACATCGATGTCGTCCGCGAGGGCGACGTGGACGTCGTCCACTGGGTGCCCGCGGGCGAGAGCGTTCCCGTCCGCATGCGGACGATGGACGGCGACGTGACGGGGCGAGCAGAGCCCGGCGTCGGCGACCTCGAGCCCGACGAGATGGTCCAGTTCGAACGCGTCGGATTCGCGAGGATTGACCGGCACGACGAGGAGGAGACGGTCGCGTACTACGCGCACCCCTGA